A stretch of DNA from Desulfobulbaceae bacterium DB1:
ACGGATACACACTCCTCCGGCAGCTCGGCGTCAAACTTCACAACATGCAGTTTGTGCAAGCAGTATGGGAAGATGTTTCCCCTGAAGCGCCACGTTTCCAGCTTGGCTGTTTTGCCGACGGAAACCATGTTTTTTTTGATCGGCACAACAAAGAAATTCCCCTTCCCCCGCCTGCCACGCAACTCAGCAAATCCCGTCTTGGTCACGTGTCGATCAGTAATCTCCAGGCCGATCATCAATTTGATGCGCCTCTTCTGACCGCCGCCGAAAAATCCCCCATAAAAGTGGTTCGGATTACAACAAACGAGACCATCAACACTCTTCTCCCCCACATACAGGTATGTAACGGCGGGGTGCTCGTCACGGAGCATGGAGAAACAGGCGTAAACGGTCTTTTCGCGGCCGGAGAAATAACCACCGGCATGCATGGCGGTGACAGGATTGGCGGTATAATGATAGCGAATTGCCTCGTCTTCGGCAAACGAGCGGCTGATGCCGCCATCCGCTATCTGTCATGAGAGACGGCCTTCCCCCTTCTTGTCGTCGACAACCAAAGATATATCGGCAGCAACATGTTATTCCGCCGCATCGTCGGCGGTTGCTTCCTCCGAGTCAATCTTTCTGCCGAATATCCAGACCGCAACAATGCTGATCTCATAAAGAATAACCAGCGGCACGGCCATGAGCAGCTGATTGACCACATCCGGCGTCGGGGTGAGGATGGCGGCGATAACAAAGGAGAGGAGAAAGGCGTATTTTCTGTTGCGGTTCAGGAAAGGCCGGTCAACAATGCCCAGTTTGGCCAGCAGCACCATGAACACCGGCAATTCGAAAACAACCCCGAAGGCGATGAGCAGACGCAGGCTCAGGGCAAAATACTCCTTGACCGTGGGCAGGGCGGAAAGAAAATCAGTGGTGTAGCCCATGAGAAAACGGAAGGCCGGCGGGAAGACGACATAATAACCGAAAGCGGCGCCGCCGAGGAAACAAACCGAGGAAAGCAGGGTAAAGGGGATAATCACCCGTTTTTCATGCTGATACAGACCGGGGGCGACAAAGGCCCATAGCTGCCAGAAAATAACCGGGCTGGCCAGGAGAATGCCGCTCACCAGGGCTAATTTCAGATAAAAAAAAAGCCCTCCTGGTACGAAGTGAAGATGAGGCTTGAATTTTCCGGCAACACCTCAAAAAGAGGCCGGACAAACCAGGCGCCGATATCCTGAACAAAGGCATAGGAGACGGCGAAACCGACAAAAATGCCGATAACCGACCGGATCAGGCTGCTGCGCAGATCACGCAGATGCTCGGTCAGCGCCTGTTTTTCAAATGTATCCATTGGAACCTGCCGATAAAAGAAATGGTTACGGAATTGACGACGCAAATTTTCCAAACGCCACTATAGCCCCAGGGAACAGGGTGGTCAAGAAAACATCCGCGGCAGGAGTTGAAATCAAAACAAAAAAACGGTATGTAAGACCATGCTGACCCCACAACAACAAGAACTCTGCCGCTCCGGCCTGGAGCGGCTGCACAGGCCGATCCTTCCCCTGGTGCGCCTTGCCGGCATGCTTTATCTGACCGGCCCCTTTGCCGATCTCGAAGCGCTGCTTGCCGAACTGGCAGAACCCGTGGAAACCGGCGGCGTCTTTTATCAGGATCCGCGCAGCCTGCTTGCGCCCTACCTTGAGGCAATGCGTCCTTTTGAACGCCTGAAGAATCCCCGGGAGCCCGCCCGGATCATTGTCGATGCCAACCTGCAGGCCGCCGATCAATTCACCGCACTCGACGGCTGGGTGAGCCAGAATGTGCTGACCCGGGAACTGGAAGAAATCAACAGTCTGCTCTGCGGTCCCTGCAAGTGCACCCTTTGCTGCACCGGGCCGGCGCCAGGCGCTGCTCAGGATTTTTTCGAGATCCCGGTCACGGAAGACGAGATCTCGCTTTTTCCCCTGGACAGGATTGACACCCCGGAAAGCCGCCGGGCAGCCCCGGAGGAGGAACCTCCCCTGGAAAACGATGGTACGCCCTTTTACCGGCAACCAATCGCGCTCTATCACTGGCATACGGGCTGGAGCATGATCCTGCCCCGGCAGAGCCGGTGCCCCCATCTTGATCCCGCAAGCGGCGGTTGCCGTATTTATCCGCGACGGCCCGATGTCTGCCGCAGACCGCAGATTTTCCCCTACATGCTTGAACGAAACCCTGAGCTTGACCGGGAATACGACGACCGCCTGCTTCCCGCCTTTGTCATGCGCGGCAAACTCCTGGCGGTCTGGGACTGCCCCTATGTCCGGCAGTTTCAGCAAGAGATCGGCACCTATGCGCAACGATGCGGACTGGAGCCGATATTTAAAGAAAATAAAGCATAATGGTGTGGCTGAAAATCCCTACCGCCCCCGATTTTTCCGGAAATCTCAATTCGTGTTGGCAGCCAGTTTGTCCACTTTCTCACCCAGCCGCTTCATTAATCCCGCATATTGCTCATTGCGAATAATATTTTTAAATTGGCTGCGGTAATTCTGCACCAAACTGACCCCCTCAATCACCACATCATAAACAAGCCATTGACCATCTTTCCGGACAAGCTTATACTGAATCGGAATTTCCAGATTATTCCGCTTGATCACCGTGGGAACGATGGATTTATCCCCCCGCGCCCTGTCTTTCTGAAAAATGATTTCCTCACCGGAATACGCTTCAATCTTATCGATGTACGAATTCTCGATCAGTCGGGAAAATGAATCGACAAACCTTTCCTGCTCGCTTTCGTTGATCTGTTTCCATTCAGCGCCCAGGGTGAGTTGCGACATCTCGGCAAAATCGAAATGATGCCGGACAACGGTGAGAATCAACGACCGGCGCACATTCATTTTTTCCGGGGTTTTCAACTCCTCGTTCTGCAAAATCGCCATTATTTCTTCCACGGCACGCTGCATGCTTTCGCGTGCGCCGGGACTCTCGGCCCCGCCGGCACTGCCCACAAGCAACAAAAAACAACAAAAAAAGGAGAAAACGACCCTGACACTATTTTTTTTTCTGCGTGAATGCATGATGACGTATTACCTTTGAAGACCGGAAAGGGGTTCCCGTCCGCCGTTCCCCGCCCAAAGCCACCAGAGCGGGGTTATTTTACGAATTTTCCTTTCAGCCAGATACTCCCAGAAGATGCGTGCAGGGGACAGGGGAGCATCCGCCGGAAGAAATACTTTTTCTTCCGTGACAATCATATGAACGGGCACGTCCCAGCAGGACATGGGCAACGGCTCATCCACCACCTGCTCGCGGCCGACCAGGGTGACCACCTTGGCGTCGGATGCCAAACACTCCAAGGCGGCAAGAATTGCATGACTCAGGTCGAAAAAACCTTGCCCATCGCCGATTCTCCCCCCGCAGGCGTCTGCCGAGAGTGAGCCGGTAACCAGCAAAGAGATCCGCAGCCCGGCAAAATCCGCGCGCGACATTTTCCCGGCAAACTTCGTCAGTCCCTTCATGCTGACGGCATGCGGCAGATCACGGAAAGCAATGGTATTGGGGAAAAAGCGGTAAAAACCTTCCTTGAGACCGGGACCCGGCATTATCAACTGTTTCCCGTCAAGCAGACAATTGATGCGGACCTGAAGCAACTGGGGCGAAGGATCAACGAAAATCAGGCCGGCAGCCTGATACCAAGGTTCCCGCCGCAACAGTTCAGCGGCTTTCCCGCCCTTGCGCCAATCAGAGGAAATGATTCCCTGAAGGGCGCAGCGATCCCGCACAGCCTGTTTGCGCCGTTGCAGTTCGTCTCTTGCGGAACACATTACCGGGGGGCCTGAAGTTTTTATAAGTGCGGCTGTTTTTTGGTTCCGTGCAGAACCTGAAGGGAATTATTCTTAAAAGGCTGAGTGACTGAACTCATGGCGATTTTTCCGGCAGAACCCGAGTTATTGTCCATGGCGGCCATTTGTGCCTTGCGGGCAAAGCCGTATTCAACCAGATGGCTGATATCATTCCACATGGTTTCACTGCCCATGATGGCCACCACGATTTCGTTGTCCCCCCGGCTGAATTTGCCGACATAGGTCTGCCGGGCAGCGTTCGTATAGCCGGTTTTCCCGCCGACAGCTCCCTGGACCCGCCACAATGCCTTGTTGTGGCTGTGCAGCACCTGCCCAAAACGGGTTTTCACCTTGGTCCGCCGCATGCGCTCGGCAAACTCCCTGTCGCGCATGGCCTTGTCAAAGACAACAGCCAGATCGCGCGCCGTTGACATCTGACCCGGCGCGGTCAAGCCGCTGGCGGTTTTGCAAACCGTATTCGTCGCGCCGAGGGATCGTGCCTTGCTGGTCATCAACTTGGCAAAACTCTGCTCGGAACCGGCCACTTTTTCCGCCACAGCCACGCTGGCATCATTGGCGGAAGCAAGCAGAACGGCATTAATCATATCATCAGCCACATAGGACTTGCCGGGTTGAATATAAATCTTGGATCGGGGCATGCCGGCCGCATGCCGGCTTGGTTTGACGATATCGGTATCGCGCAGGGATTGAATGGCGATAAGCCCGGTCAGCACCTTCAAGGTGCTGGCAGGCTGAGCCGGGCGGTCCGGTTCATGGGCATAAAGAACCGCGCCGCTGCCGGAGTCCATGATGATGGCGCTGCGGGCAGAGAGTTTCCGACGGAACTTATTGGTCGACTCAGCCCGTTTGGCCTGGACAGTGGTCGGTTTTTGCTTTTTCTCCGCGGAAGGACTGAGAAGGACTGCGCCGTCCTCGGGACTCTGCAGCTTGATTGCGACAGGAGCTGCCTGTGTCTTCTTGGCGGCGAATTTATGCGTCGTCTGAAGAATAAAGGAACTGGAAGTATTTTTGGCCCCAACCTCCGACCCGCCCCAGAAAAAGAGCAGCAGAAAGCAGAGTGCGGAAATATAAACACGGGACAGGAATTTTGATAAAACGGTCGCAGGGGTCATCATAAGCACGGAGCCGGTTAATTGAGCCGAACATTCAGCGGGAATTATGAAAAACAAATCAGCAGCAAGTAAAATGTCGTTCAATTACCCCGCACCCGGCAGGGATTGCAAGGATAATTGCACAACCATATTTCCACCTTATAGAAGAGATTTTGGAAAATCAAGACTTTTTCTTCAACAAAAAATCGCCATCCCATTGTTTTCATGGCATAATCATGTCAATTCAAGCCTGTTGCCGGAGAGCGACGAACCACCTGGCACATCAATTTTATCCTAAAATATCAATATGATAAACGAATTTCCCATCGTCAGCCAAACTGTTTCCACTTCTTCATTTTTTTTCTTTACCCTCAGCCGGAACGGCAGGGTGATCCATCTCACTTTTGCACAGGAAAAACATCGCCGGGCATGCCTTTTTTTACAAAAATCCGGCGCCATTGTTTCCTCGCCCCCGACAGAGCTGTCTCGCGCGGATCTCCTGACGCTTCTCCAGCGGACACCATGCCTGACGGAGTTCAGCGCAACCACGTTTATCGAGCAGGCCACCTCTTTTCAACGGCGAGTCTGGCGGCTTATCTGTGAAATCGGCTTCGGCTCGACACGAACATACGGGGAACTTGCGGAAATGCTCGGCAATAAAGGACTGGCGCGGGCAGTTGGCCGGGCATGCAATGCAAACCCGATCGCGCTTTTCATCCCCTGTCATCGGGTGGTGGGGAGCGCGGAGATCGGCGGATTTTCCGGCGGAATGGAAGTGAAACAAAAACTGCTGGAGCTGGAAAAAGTCAAACCATGTCGAGCATCACCTGACTGATCTGATCAAGCGGCACCACCCGGTCGACACCACCGGCGGCAATCGCCTCCTTGGGCATGCCGAACACGACGCAGCTCGCTTCATCCTGGGCAATGGTCTTTGCCCCGGCCTCGTGCATCTTCAACATGCCCTGGGCGCCGTCCTTGCCCATGCCGGTGAGAATAACGCCGATGGCATTCGCCCCGCCATAGGCGGCAACGGAATTAAAAAGCACATCCACCGCCGGTCGCTGATGGCAGACCAGGGGGCCAGTTTTGACATTGACATAATAGCGCGCACCGCTGCGCCGCATAACCATATGGTAGTTTCCCGGCGCCACCAGCGCCTGTCCCGGCAACACGGCATCCCCATCCTCTGCCTCCTTGACCCGAATTTTACATAAACCGTCGAGACGCTGGGCAAAACTGAAAGTGAAATTGGCCGGCATGTGCTGGACAATCATGATACCAGGAGCTGTGGGAGGCAAACGGATGAGCACCTCCTTCAAGGCCTCGGTTCCCCCGGTGGACGAGCCGATGGCAATGACCTTATGGGTCGATTCCGTAAGAGAGCGCTTATAGCTTGCAGGAGTTCTGCTGATGTCTGCGCCGCAACTCTTTTGCAGATCCGCCGGCCGAACCCTGGCCGCGGCCCGAATCTTATCGGCGAGCTGCACGCTCATATCCCCCACCGAATAAGCCTCGCCCGGCTTGGAAACGACATCCACCGCTCCTGACTCAATGGCCTCCAGGGCCAAGGCGCCGCCTTCACGGGTCAAGGAGCTGACAATGATCACCGGCAGGGGATAATGCTTCATCAGCTTGCGCAGAAAAGTCAGCCCGTCCATGCGGGGCATCTCGATGTCCAGGGTGATCACATCGGGCTGCAAATGGACAATCTTGTCCCGCGCCACATAGGGATCGGGAGCCGCGCCGATGACCTCGATATCCGGCTGCCTGGAAAGCTCTTCCGTAAACACCTTGCGGACCACGGCGGAATCATCGACCACCAGTACCTTTATCTTTCCCATAATTACAAACTCAACAGTTCCTCGGCCCGATCGAGCTCGGCAATCAGATCCACCATACACTTCTGCACCGTTTCCATGGAAATGGAAAATCGGGCAAGCCCATCCCCCCGCAGCTCCGATGCCAAACCGTCGACACCGACACCGATGCCGAGCGAGATAACCAGACTGTTACTCAAGGCGACAAGGGCGGTCAGCGGGGCTTGCTGCAAGGCATCGGCGTTATGGTGACAGCGGACCGCATCAATCAGGGGCCGGTCGAATTCCCATTTTTTCAGAATCATCCCTCCCAGCTCGGCATGATCAATACCGAGAATCTCTTTCTCCGCCTCGACAAAAGAACACCCTTCCAGCTCCACCTTGGCGTTGATTCTCCGTAAATCATCGGCGACAAAGCCGCTTAAAAAGCGCTTGCCGATATCATGCAGAATGCCGGCGGTAAAGGCGCTTCCCGAGTCAACGTCTTTTATGTGTCGTACCAGGATTTTGGCCGTTATGCCGCAGGCGATGGAATGCTTCCACATGTCCCCCGGGTCCAGCCCATAGCCCGCGCCCGCCGCTCCCTGGTAAAACCGGGCGCTGCTGCTGGTGATAATGATATCCTTGAGGATGTCGTGACCAATGACCACCAGCCCTTCGTCCAGGGAGTTCACCTTGCGGGGCAGGCCGAAGTAAGCGGCATTGCAGATTTTAAGAACGTTGGCGGTAATGACCGGGTCATACTGGATCACCTCGGCTAACCGGTGGGCAGTCACGTCGGGATCCTTGACAAGTTCCATCACCCTTTCCGCAACTTTGGGAAAAGGAGGCACATGGCGGATTAATGCCACAATTTCTTCAACACGGCTCATAACTCAAATTCTCCCCGCCCTGAAACCTTTAAAAGCACCCGTCCCGAACCGATCTCCAAACTCACGGTTCGATTGACTGAACCGCCGATATCCTCTTTGGCGATGGAAATATTATTTTTTTTAAACAGTTGTCGCAGCAGCAGATAATTCCTCTTGCCGATACTAAACAGCCCGGTGGGATCAAGAATCTGCGCCCCGCCGACGACCTTGACGACCAGGCGGCTCTTGATTGCCCCCAGCAGATAGGCCTCCTTGAACAGGCAAGGAATGCCCGTATCGGCGAACATGTACGGATTTTTTCGCGCCCGCTCCCGGTCAAGTTTTGACTCGGGCAGCATATAGTGAAGCAGGCCGCCCACCTTGACTGCCGGGTCCCAGATGACAAGACCGATGCACGAGCCCAGAGAATAGGTAATCAAGGTCTCTTTCGCGTTGTTGCTGACCTTCATGTCTGAAATGCCGACAATGACTTTCATAATCCGTTATTTAATTTTCCGGTAAACGGTTGTCGCCGCCTGACGGAATCGATTGGTGATACTTGTCAGACTTTCCGAATGACCGATAAAAAGATAGCCACCCGGCGCCAGGCAATGATAAAATTTCTCCACCAGCTCCATCTGGGTTTCCCGGGTGAAATAGATCATCACGTTGCGACAGAAAATCACATCCATTTCTCCCTTCCAGGGAAAGTCGTCCATCAGGTTGAAGCGCCTGAAGGTGACAAACCGTGACAATTCATCCTTTGCCTTGACATAGCCCGCACACTTTCCCACCCCTTTCTGGAAAAACCTCTTCAGATATTCCTGGGGCACCTTGTCCATTTTATCCATGGAATAAATCCCCTTTTCCGCCACGGACAGAACCTTGGTGGAAATATCCGTGGCCAGGAGGGAAAAACGGAAGGCAGGATTGGCGGTCATGAACATGGAAAGCGCCATGGCCAGGGTATACGGCTCCTCCCCGGATGAACATGCCGCGGACCAGACCTTCATGCCGGAGGACGCCCGACCGCTCTCCACAAACTGGGGAAGAACGGTGGATTCGAGAAAATCAAAATGAGCTTTTTCCCTGAAAAAACTGGTAAAATTAGTGGAAACGCAGTTGATGAGATGAACGAGTTCACTGCCGCTCGCATCGTGGACAACCAGATCGTAATAATCGGCAAATGAAGTGATGCCGCAGGCCCTGAGTCTTTTCCCCAGGCGCGCATTGAGCAGTTCCTTTTTTTCCGGCTTCAGGTAGATGCCTGTTTTCGAAAAGATAAGCGTGCTGAACTTTTTGAAGTCGTCATCGGTCAAACGACTCTGTTGAAAAGAGATATCCATCCGCTACTTCCGAAGTCAGGCAACAGGCCGCTATATTGCGGCCGACCTCAAGCCTGCTTCGCCGATAACTTCATCAACATCAAGAAGGATTTTCACCCGGCCCTTGATTTTTGCCATGCCGAGAAAATTTCCCGTTTCCAAGTCTCCGCCGAATGAAGGCGGAGGCTCAATCTCTGATTCGACGATATTAAGCACCTCCGATACGGAATCAACAATCATGCCGACCAGGAGAACGCCGGACTCGCCCTGTACCTCAACGACAATGATGCAGGTCCGTTCATTATACTCCTGGGAGTCCATGTTGAATTTCAGGCGCAGATCAAGCACGGGAATAACGCTGCCCCGCAGGTTGATCACTCCCTTGATGTAACGGGGAGTATGGGGCACGGCGGTGATCTCCATCAGGCCGATGATTTCCCGCACCTTGAGAATGCCGATGCCATACTCTTCACGGCCCAGGTCAAATGTCAGATACTTGCCGGCCAAGTCCTTTACGTTCTGTTTTGTTCCCGCCTGTGCGTTTTCAAGATGTGCCATACTTTCTTCTCCAATAAAAAAGTCTTGTTGCGAGATTACACTTTTCACCCTGCCGGCTTGCCGGATCCCAGCTGATCGCTGAGATTGATCAGGCCGGCGAGATCAAGAATCAGGCCGACTCGTCCATCGCCCAGGATGGTGCCGCCTGCCACTCCCCTGACATCTTTCATATAGCCGCCGAGGCTTTTGATAACCACCTCCTGCTTGCCGAGCAGTTCATCCACCAGCAGGGCCCGTTGTCGTCCTTCGTTTTCAATGACCACAACGATTCCGTCACCGATCTCGGTGCATGCATCCGCCACGCCGAACAATCGGTAAAGGCGTATCACCGGAATCAGCGTATCCCGAACCAACAGGGTTTCACCCTTGTTCTGCACCGTGTTGTAATGATCCATCTGCGGCCGCATCGACTCCCGGATGGCAATGGTCGGGATAATATAGCGTTCCTCGCCGACCCGCACGACAATGCCGTCGATAATCGCCAGGGTCAGCGGAAGATACATGAGAAAAAGGGATCCTTCCCCCGGCGTGCTCTGCAGCTCCACCTTGCCCCGCAGTTTTTCCACTCCCTTTTTCACCACATCCATGCCGACCCCGCGGCCGGACACATCGGTTATCTTGTCGGCGGTGGAAAAACCGGGCAGAAAAATCAGATTGTTTATATCGTGATCGCTCAAATCGTCATTTTCACTGATCAAACCGCGTTCAATCGCCTTTTTCCTGATTTTCCCCGTATTGACCCCTTCCCCGTCATCGGCGATTTCGATGATGATGTTGCCGCCTTTCTGATAGGCGCTCAACCGCACCGTTCCCGATTCCGGTTTGCCGGACCTGATCCGCGCCTCCGGGGCCTGAACCCCGTGATCCACGG
This window harbors:
- a CDS encoding protein-glutamate O-methyltransferase, which gives rise to MDISFQQSRLTDDDFKKFSTLIFSKTGIYLKPEKKELLNARLGKRLRACGITSFADYYDLVVHDASGSELVHLINCVSTNFTSFFREKAHFDFLESTVLPQFVESGRASSGMKVWSAACSSGEEPYTLAMALSMFMTANPAFRFSLLATDISTKVLSVAEKGIYSMDKMDKVPQEYLKRFFQKGVGKCAGYVKAKDELSRFVTFRRFNLMDDFPWKGEMDVIFCRNVMIYFTRETQMELVEKFYHCLAPGGYLFIGHSESLTSITNRFRQAATTVYRKIK
- a CDS encoding chemotaxis response regulator protein-glutamate methylesterase, encoding MGKIKVLVVDDSAVVRKVFTEELSRQPDIEVIGAAPDPYVARDKIVHLQPDVITLDIEMPRMDGLTFLRKLMKHYPLPVIIVSSLTREGGALALEAIESGAVDVVSKPGEAYSVGDMSVQLADKIRAAARVRPADLQKSCGADISRTPASYKRSLTESTHKVIAIGSSTGGTEALKEVLIRLPPTAPGIMIVQHMPANFTFSFAQRLDGLCKIRVKEAEDGDAVLPGQALVAPGNYHMVMRRSGARYYVNVKTGPLVCHQRPAVDVLFNSVAAYGGANAIGVILTGMGKDGAQGMLKMHEAGAKTIAQDEASCVVFGMPKEAIAAGGVDRVVPLDQISQVMLDMV
- a CDS encoding chemotaxis protein CheW; its protein translation is MAHLENAQAGTKQNVKDLAGKYLTFDLGREEYGIGILKVREIIGLMEITAVPHTPRYIKGVINLRGSVIPVLDLRLKFNMDSQEYNERTCIIVVEVQGESGVLLVGMIVDSVSEVLNIVESEIEPPPSFGGDLETGNFLGMAKIKGRVKILLDVDEVIGEAGLRSAAI
- a CDS encoding twin arginine-targeting protein translocase TatC, which encodes MASPVIFWQLWAFVAPGLYQHEKRVIIPFTLLSSVCFLGGAAFGYYVVFPPAFRFLMGYTTDFLSALPTVKEYFALSLRLLIAFGVVFELPVFMVLLAKLGIVDRPFLNRNRKYAFLLSFVIAAILTPTPDVVNQLLMAVPLVILYEISIVAVWIFGRKIDSEEATADDAAE
- a CDS encoding chemotaxis protein CheD — its product is MKVIVGISDMKVSNNAKETLITYSLGSCIGLVIWDPAVKVGGLLHYMLPESKLDRERARKNPYMFADTGIPCLFKEAYLLGAIKSRLVVKVVGGAQILDPTGLFSIGKRNYLLLRQLFKKNNISIAKEDIGGSVNRTVSLEIGSGRVLLKVSGRGEFEL
- a CDS encoding phosphohydrolase, with amino-acid sequence MSRVEEIVALIRHVPPFPKVAERVMELVKDPDVTAHRLAEVIQYDPVITANVLKICNAAYFGLPRKVNSLDEGLVVIGHDILKDIIITSSSARFYQGAAGAGYGLDPGDMWKHSIACGITAKILVRHIKDVDSGSAFTAGILHDIGKRFLSGFVADDLRRINAKVELEGCSFVEAEKEILGIDHAELGGMILKKWEFDRPLIDAVRCHHNADALQQAPLTALVALSNSLVISLGIGVGVDGLASELRGDGLARFSISMETVQKCMVDLIAELDRAEELLSL
- a CDS encoding preprotein translocase — protein: MDTFEKQALTEHLRDLRSSLIRSVIGIFVGFAVSYAFVQDIGAWFVRPLFEVLPENSSLIFTSYQEGFFFI